The Inquilinus sp. Marseille-Q2685 genome includes a window with the following:
- the uxaC gene encoding glucuronate isomerase gives MSLHPDRLFSPDPTQRGIARRLYAEVAGLPLISPHGHTDPAWYAKNEAFPDPASLLIIPDHYIFRMLYSQGVRLEDLGVPRRDGGPVETDSRAIWRRFAEHWHLFRGTPTRMWLDHTFETLFGVEERLTPASADRIYDRIAERLVRPEYRPRALFERFNLEVIATTESPLDPLDHHRAIRDSGWKGRVVTAFRPDPVVDPEFDGFREGLQTLGEITGEDTHSWRGYLAALQQRRVYFKGMGATSTDHGHPTAATADLDPVPAVTLFEKIVSGHFEPQDAELFRAQMLTEMARMSLEDGLVMQIHPGSFRNHNPALQREFGRDKGADIPTRTDYVHALKPLLDRFGNERDLSVILFTLDESTYARELAPLAGHYPVLRLGPPWWFFDSPEGMLRFRELATETAGFYNTVGFNDDTRAFPSIPARHDVARRIDCRYLAQLVAEHRLDEEEAVEVAIDLAYRLPKAAYKL, from the coding sequence ATGAGCCTCCATCCGGACCGTCTCTTTTCACCGGACCCGACCCAGCGCGGCATCGCCCGGCGCCTCTATGCCGAGGTCGCCGGGCTGCCGCTGATCAGCCCGCACGGCCACACCGACCCGGCTTGGTACGCGAAGAACGAGGCGTTCCCGGACCCGGCCTCGCTGCTGATCATCCCGGACCACTACATCTTCCGCATGCTCTACAGCCAGGGGGTGCGGCTGGAGGATCTCGGCGTGCCGCGGCGCGACGGCGGGCCGGTCGAGACCGACTCGCGGGCGATCTGGCGCCGCTTCGCCGAGCATTGGCACCTGTTCCGCGGCACCCCGACCCGGATGTGGCTCGACCACACCTTCGAGACCCTGTTCGGGGTGGAGGAGCGGCTGACCCCGGCCAGCGCCGACCGGATCTACGACCGCATCGCCGAGCGGCTGGTGCGGCCGGAATACCGGCCGCGGGCGCTGTTCGAGCGCTTCAACCTCGAGGTCATCGCCACCACCGAATCGCCGCTGGACCCGCTCGACCATCACCGCGCGATCCGCGACAGCGGCTGGAAGGGCAGGGTGGTCACCGCCTTCCGCCCCGACCCGGTGGTGGACCCGGAGTTCGACGGCTTCCGCGAGGGGCTGCAGACGCTGGGCGAGATCACCGGCGAGGACACCCATTCCTGGCGCGGCTACCTGGCCGCCCTGCAGCAGCGCCGTGTCTATTTCAAGGGGATGGGCGCGACCTCGACCGACCACGGCCACCCGACCGCGGCGACGGCCGATCTCGACCCGGTGCCGGCGGTGACTCTGTTCGAGAAGATCGTCTCCGGCCATTTCGAGCCGCAGGATGCCGAGCTGTTCCGGGCCCAGATGCTGACCGAGATGGCGCGGATGAGCCTGGAAGACGGCCTCGTGATGCAGATCCACCCCGGCTCCTTCCGCAACCACAACCCGGCGCTGCAGCGCGAATTCGGCCGCGACAAGGGCGCCGACATCCCGACCCGCACCGACTATGTCCATGCGCTGAAGCCGCTGCTCGACCGCTTCGGCAACGAGCGCGACCTGTCGGTGATCCTGTTCACGCTGGACGAGAGCACCTATGCGCGCGAGCTGGCGCCGCTGGCCGGGCATTACCCCGTGCTGCGGCTCGGCCCGCCCTGGTGGTTCTTCGACAGCCCGGAGGGAATGCTGCGCTTCCGCGAGCTGGCGACCGAGACGGCCGGTTTCTACAACACCGTCGGCTTCAATGACGACACCCGCGCCTTCCCGTCGATCCCGGCGCGGCACGACGTGGCCCGCCGCATCGACTGCCGCTACCTGGCCCAGCTGGTGGCCGAGCACCGGCTGGACGAGGAGGAAGCGGTCGAGGTGGCGATCGACCTCGCCTACCGGCTGCCCAAGGCGGCATACAAGCTGTAG
- a CDS encoding MarR family winged helix-turn-helix transcriptional regulator, with protein MIDAETAVADRPKDHRLELRLWLRLLTCTTMIEREVRRRLAESFDTTLPRFDLMAQLYKMRQGLTLGELSQRLMVSNGNITGLVERLVEGGLVAREQSREDRRKHVIRLTEEGEHQFAAMAAAHGDWVAEMTGGLGTGEIERLMELLGRTKASVAEATKPRGRGRAE; from the coding sequence ATGATCGATGCCGAGACCGCGGTCGCCGACCGGCCGAAGGACCATCGCCTCGAATTGCGGCTGTGGCTGCGGCTCCTGACCTGCACCACCATGATCGAACGCGAGGTGCGGCGCCGCCTGGCCGAGAGCTTCGACACCACCCTGCCGCGCTTCGACCTGATGGCGCAGCTGTACAAGATGCGCCAGGGGCTGACCCTGGGCGAGCTGAGCCAGCGGCTGATGGTCTCGAACGGCAACATCACCGGGCTGGTCGAGCGGCTGGTCGAGGGCGGGCTGGTGGCGCGCGAGCAGTCGCGGGAAGACCGGCGCAAGCACGTCATCCGCCTGACCGAGGAGGGCGAGCACCAGTTCGCCGCCATGGCCGCAGCGCATGGCGACTGGGTGGCCGAGATGACGGGGGGGCTCGGGACCGGCGAGATCGAGCGGCTGATGGAGCTGCTCGGCCGCACCAAGGCCTCGGTCGCCGAGGCGACCAAGCCGCGGGGACGAGGCCGGGCCGAGTAG
- a CDS encoding Gfo/Idh/MocA family protein: MTIRFAAIGINHNHIFGQVDALLGAGGEFVAFHAPEDDLAGPFQARYPQAKRVSDPRAILDDPSIKLVTSAGIPADRAPLGITVMKAGKDYLSDKPGMTSLEQLAEVRRVQAETGRIYSICYSEHFQTRSTVKAGQLVQAGAIGRVINTVGLGPHRLNAKTRPDWFFKRARYGGILTDIASHQFEQFLFFAGTLDVEVASAAVANRGNPETPELQDFGEALLRSPDATGYIRIDWFTPDGLPTWGDGRLTILGTEGTIELRKYIDPTGQPGTDHLILVDGKGMQRIDCSNVELPFGRQLVADVLERTETAMSQEHCFKAMELALTAQAMAESAAGRRA; this comes from the coding sequence ATGACCATCCGCTTCGCCGCCATCGGCATCAACCACAACCACATCTTCGGGCAGGTCGACGCGCTGCTCGGCGCTGGGGGCGAGTTCGTCGCCTTCCACGCGCCGGAGGACGACCTCGCCGGCCCGTTCCAGGCCCGCTACCCGCAGGCCAAGCGCGTCTCCGACCCGCGCGCCATCCTGGACGACCCGTCGATCAAGCTGGTGACCTCGGCCGGCATCCCGGCCGACCGGGCGCCGCTCGGCATCACCGTGATGAAGGCCGGCAAGGACTATCTCTCCGACAAGCCGGGCATGACCTCGCTGGAGCAGCTGGCCGAGGTGCGGCGGGTGCAGGCCGAGACCGGCCGGATCTACTCGATCTGCTATTCCGAGCACTTCCAGACACGATCGACCGTCAAGGCGGGCCAGCTGGTGCAGGCCGGGGCGATCGGCCGCGTGATCAACACCGTCGGCCTCGGGCCGCACCGGCTGAACGCCAAGACGCGGCCGGACTGGTTCTTCAAGCGCGCCCGCTACGGCGGCATCCTGACCGACATCGCCTCGCACCAGTTCGAGCAGTTCCTGTTCTTCGCCGGCACGCTCGACGTCGAGGTCGCCTCGGCCGCGGTCGCCAACCGCGGCAACCCAGAGACGCCGGAGCTTCAGGATTTCGGCGAGGCGCTGCTGCGCAGCCCCGACGCCACCGGCTACATCCGGATCGACTGGTTCACGCCGGACGGGCTGCCGACCTGGGGCGACGGGCGGCTGACCATCCTCGGCACCGAGGGCACCATCGAGCTGCGCAAATATATCGACCCGACCGGCCAGCCCGGCACGGACCATTTGATCCTGGTCGACGGGAAGGGCATGCAGCGGATCGACTGCAGCAACGTGGAACTCCCCTTCGGGCGGCAGCTGGTCGCCGACGTGCTGGAGCGGACGGAGACGGCGATGAGCCAGGAGCACTGTTTCAAGGCCATGGAGCTGGCGCTGACGGCGCAGGCGATGGCGGAATCGGCCGCCGGACGGAGGGCGTAG
- a CDS encoding carbohydrate ABC transporter permease, which produces MSDITLESPARRPLSRSLLIHIALCACSLAMLYPLLWMLASSFKDDSQIFSSASLWPESFSLDAYVRGWSGLDISFGQFFWNSAVISVLSVIGNVFACSLTAFAFARLRFPGRGFWFALMLGTLMLPYHVTLIPQYVLFLNLDWVDTFLPLVVPKYLASDAFFIFLMVQFFRGIPRELDEAAMMDGCKPWTIYWKIILPLSKPVLATAAIFSFIWTWDDFFAPLIYLNDMGSYTVQLGLRNFVDSTGKSDWSALFAMSVLTLLPVFFFFLFFQRLLIEGVATTGMKR; this is translated from the coding sequence ATGAGTGACATCACTCTTGAGAGCCCCGCCCGCCGCCCGCTGTCGCGGTCGCTGCTGATCCACATCGCGCTGTGCGCCTGCTCGCTGGCGATGCTGTATCCGCTGCTGTGGATGCTCGCCAGCTCGTTCAAGGACGACAGCCAGATCTTCTCCTCGGCCTCGCTGTGGCCGGAGAGCTTCAGCCTCGACGCCTATGTCCGGGGCTGGAGCGGGCTCGACATCAGCTTCGGCCAGTTCTTCTGGAACTCGGCGGTGATCTCGGTCCTGTCGGTGATCGGCAACGTCTTCGCCTGCTCGCTGACCGCCTTCGCCTTCGCCCGGCTGCGCTTCCCGGGCCGCGGCTTCTGGTTCGCGCTGATGCTGGGCACGCTGATGCTGCCCTATCACGTGACCCTGATCCCGCAGTATGTGCTGTTCCTGAACCTCGACTGGGTCGACACCTTCCTGCCGCTGGTGGTGCCGAAGTACCTGGCCTCCGACGCCTTCTTCATCTTCCTGATGGTGCAGTTCTTCCGCGGCATCCCGCGCGAGCTGGACGAAGCGGCGATGATGGACGGCTGCAAGCCCTGGACGATCTACTGGAAGATCATCCTGCCGCTGTCGAAGCCGGTGCTGGCCACGGCGGCGATCTTCTCCTTCATCTGGACCTGGGACGACTTCTTCGCGCCCCTGATCTACCTGAACGACATGGGCTCCTACACGGTCCAGCTCGGCCTCAGGAACTTCGTCGACTCGACCGGCAAGTCGGACTGGAGCGCGCTGTTCGCCATGTCCGTCCTGACCCTGCTGCCGGTGTTCTTCTTCTTCCTGTTCTTCCAGCGCCTTCTGATCGAAGGCGTCGCCACCACCGGCATGAAACGCTGA
- a CDS encoding SEL1-like repeat protein produces MRIHGFVLGLLLASPAALASPAPFTSAGPGPSDDILAITATGPEAVLRGLRLAAESGDAEAQLRLGYRYEAGDGLDRDLAEAVRWYRMAAEQGNARGQAYLGDMYRDGAGIARDDAEAVRWYRLSAAQGYDRGQTYLGYMYQDGRGVGRSEAEAVRLYRLAAEQGYAPAQVSLGYMSENGRGGPLDTAAAAYWYGRAAEAGSAAGQRLLGNLYSSGRGVPRNDAEAVRLYRLAAEQGNAEARTNLGWMYEVGRGVAEDQAEAVRLYRLAAEQGLARAQTNLAFMIDSGHGVAQDPAEAVRWYRRAAAQGYARAQAELGAMYNYGRGVAEDDAKAMRWYRLAAKQGYAEAQNAVGILYDTGQGVAEDDAEAARWYRLGADQGYDHAQSNLAWMHEYGRGVAKDEAEAARLYRLAADQGLARAQTDLGDLYRDGKGVARDDAEAVRWYRLAADQGYARAEANLGWMHERGRGVPEDDAEALRWYRRSADRGYAYSQVNLGRMYEEGRGAARSDVKALRLYRLAADQDDARGAYHLGRHFKTGRGVAQDDAEALRWFRIAAEQGDAEAQNELGIAYETGRGTARDEAEAVIWFARSLAEEDDAPRYAAVLLGARSSAAKVAAALRLLAALGYASGGTADTEDSRFRVAAEAFRRAEGLPPADGVDDALLIALARKVGSAGHGS; encoded by the coding sequence ATGCGCATTCATGGTTTCGTGCTGGGGCTACTGCTGGCATCGCCGGCGGCCCTGGCCTCCCCGGCGCCCTTCACATCCGCGGGGCCGGGTCCTTCCGACGACATCCTGGCCATCACCGCGACCGGGCCCGAGGCGGTGCTGCGAGGCCTGCGCCTGGCCGCCGAATCCGGGGATGCCGAGGCCCAGCTGCGGCTCGGCTATCGCTACGAGGCCGGCGACGGCCTCGACCGGGACCTCGCCGAGGCGGTGCGCTGGTACCGGATGGCCGCCGAGCAGGGCAACGCCCGGGGCCAGGCCTATCTCGGCGACATGTACCGGGACGGCGCCGGGATCGCCCGGGACGACGCGGAAGCCGTGCGCTGGTACCGGCTGTCGGCAGCCCAGGGCTACGACCGCGGCCAGACCTATCTCGGCTACATGTACCAGGACGGGCGCGGCGTGGGGCGCAGCGAGGCCGAGGCGGTGCGTCTGTACCGCCTGGCCGCCGAGCAGGGCTATGCCCCGGCCCAGGTGAGCCTCGGCTACATGTCCGAGAACGGCCGCGGCGGACCGCTGGACACCGCCGCCGCGGCCTATTGGTACGGCCGCGCGGCCGAGGCCGGATCCGCCGCCGGCCAGCGGCTGCTGGGCAACCTGTACAGCTCCGGCCGCGGGGTGCCGCGGAACGATGCCGAGGCCGTGCGCCTCTACCGGCTGGCGGCGGAGCAGGGCAATGCCGAGGCCCGGACTAATCTCGGCTGGATGTACGAGGTCGGGCGCGGCGTGGCCGAGGACCAGGCCGAGGCCGTCCGCCTGTACCGCCTGGCGGCCGAGCAGGGGCTGGCCCGGGCGCAGACCAACCTGGCCTTCATGATCGACAGCGGCCACGGCGTGGCCCAGGACCCGGCCGAGGCGGTGCGCTGGTACCGGCGGGCGGCCGCCCAGGGCTATGCGCGCGCGCAGGCCGAACTCGGCGCCATGTACAACTACGGCCGCGGCGTGGCCGAGGACGATGCCAAGGCGATGCGCTGGTACCGCCTGGCCGCGAAGCAGGGCTATGCCGAAGCCCAGAACGCCGTTGGCATCCTCTACGACACGGGGCAGGGCGTGGCGGAGGACGACGCCGAGGCCGCGCGCTGGTACCGGCTGGGCGCCGATCAGGGCTATGACCATGCCCAGAGCAACCTCGCCTGGATGCACGAGTACGGCCGCGGCGTGGCGAAGGACGAGGCCGAGGCCGCCCGCCTGTACCGCCTCGCCGCCGATCAGGGCCTGGCGCGGGCGCAGACCGACCTCGGCGATCTCTATCGCGACGGCAAGGGCGTGGCCAGGGACGACGCCGAGGCGGTGCGCTGGTATCGCCTGGCCGCGGATCAGGGCTATGCCCGCGCCGAGGCCAATCTCGGCTGGATGCACGAGCGCGGCCGCGGCGTGCCCGAGGATGATGCCGAGGCGCTGCGCTGGTACCGCCGCTCGGCCGACCGGGGCTATGCCTATTCCCAGGTCAATCTCGGCCGGATGTACGAGGAGGGCCGCGGCGCGGCGCGGAGCGACGTCAAGGCGCTGCGCCTCTATCGCCTCGCCGCCGACCAGGACGATGCGCGGGGCGCCTATCACCTGGGGCGCCACTTCAAGACCGGGCGCGGCGTCGCGCAGGACGACGCCGAGGCGCTGCGCTGGTTCCGGATCGCCGCCGAGCAGGGGGATGCGGAGGCGCAGAACGAGCTGGGCATCGCCTATGAGACCGGCCGGGGGACCGCGCGCGACGAGGCCGAGGCCGTGATCTGGTTCGCGCGTTCACTGGCGGAGGAGGACGACGCGCCCCGATACGCCGCCGTGCTCCTGGGCGCCCGGTCGTCCGCCGCGAAGGTCGCGGCAGCGCTGCGGCTTCTGGCGGCGCTGGGCTATGCCTCCGGCGGCACGGCGGACACGGAGGACAGCCGGTTCCGGGTGGCGGCCGAGGCCTTCCGCCGGGCCGAGGGGCTGCCGCCGGCCGACGGCGTCGATGACGCCCTGCTGATCGCCCTGGCCCGGAAGGTGGGGAGCGCCGGCCACGGGTCCTGA
- a CDS encoding carbohydrate ABC transporter permease has product MTIAVQASGRAEPARGRRRITSRTLSGYLFLTPWLIGFIGLTAGPILVSLYLSFTDFDLLQAPNWVGAANYVRIATADPKFLSSMQVTFLFVLFAVPLKLAFALGVAMMLNKGIAGLPVYRALFYLPSLLGASVAIAVLWRQLFAGNGLINQALAIFGIQGPSWISNPNYALSTLVVLSIWQFGSPMIIFLAGLRQIPRDLYEAAAIDGARPWHRFWRITLPLLTPVVFFNAVIQTIEAFKAFTPAFIISEGTGGPIDSTLFYTLYLYQEAFSNFRMGYASALAWVLVVIIALFTAFSFLSARYWVHYDE; this is encoded by the coding sequence ATGACCATTGCGGTGCAGGCCTCGGGGCGGGCGGAACCGGCGCGGGGGAGGCGGCGGATCACATCCCGCACCCTCTCGGGCTATCTGTTCCTGACGCCATGGCTGATCGGCTTCATCGGCCTGACGGCCGGGCCGATCCTGGTCTCGCTCTACCTGTCCTTCACCGATTTCGACCTGCTGCAGGCCCCCAACTGGGTCGGGGCGGCGAACTACGTCCGGATCGCCACGGCCGATCCGAAGTTCCTGTCCTCGATGCAGGTCACCTTCCTGTTCGTGCTGTTCGCGGTGCCCTTGAAGCTGGCCTTCGCCCTCGGCGTGGCGATGATGCTGAACAAGGGCATCGCCGGCCTGCCGGTGTACCGCGCCCTGTTCTACCTGCCGTCCCTTCTGGGCGCGAGCGTCGCCATCGCCGTGCTGTGGCGGCAGCTCTTCGCCGGCAACGGGCTGATCAACCAGGCCCTCGCCATCTTCGGCATCCAGGGGCCGAGCTGGATCTCCAACCCGAACTACGCGCTGTCGACGCTGGTCGTCCTCAGCATCTGGCAGTTCGGGTCGCCGATGATCATCTTCCTCGCCGGCCTGCGGCAGATCCCGCGCGACCTGTACGAGGCGGCAGCGATCGACGGCGCCCGTCCGTGGCACCGGTTCTGGCGCATCACCCTGCCGCTCCTGACCCCGGTGGTGTTCTTCAACGCCGTGATCCAGACGATCGAGGCGTTCAAGGCCTTCACCCCGGCCTTCATCATCAGTGAGGGCACGGGCGGGCCGATCGACTCCACCCTGTTCTACACCCTCTATCTGTACCAGGAAGCCTTCAGCAATTTCCGCATGGGCTACGCCTCGGCGCTGGCCTGGGTGCTGGTGGTGATCATTGCGCTGTTCACCGCCTTCTCCTTCCTCTCGGCGCGCTACTGGGTGCATTACGATGAGTGA
- a CDS encoding dienelactone hydrolase family protein — protein sequence MTSRWVDITADDGGRFQGYLAVPAAGSGPGILLLQEIFGVNAHIRAVADLYAEEGYVVLAPDLFWRLEPKIDLGYGEADVARARDLLGRLDIDRAVADCGAALSVLRHLPECRGKVGALGFCLGGRLAYLTAARHHVDAAVSYYGTGLEPLLGEAGAIRCPMVFHCPEKDRHLPPAVRDAIADAFAGRDDVQIFVYPGADHGFNVPARATYDKPASLMAHSRSLAVFRRALGPHYDLPALWERHTELEFATRDARATMATMVAEPYVNHIPTMTGGVGQADLYRFYANHFIPKTPADTKLIPISRTVGIDRLVDEMLFCFTHDVEIDWMLPGIPPTGRYVEIPLVAIVRFRGDKLYNEHIYWDQASVLVQIGLLDPKGLPVAGVETAKKLVDESLPSNTLMARWAESAPDRKA from the coding sequence ATGACCAGCAGATGGGTCGACATCACGGCCGATGACGGCGGCCGCTTCCAGGGCTATCTCGCGGTGCCGGCCGCCGGCTCGGGCCCCGGCATCCTGCTGCTGCAGGAGATCTTCGGCGTCAACGCGCATATCCGGGCGGTGGCCGACCTCTATGCCGAGGAGGGCTATGTGGTGCTGGCGCCGGACCTGTTCTGGCGGCTGGAGCCGAAGATCGATCTCGGCTACGGCGAGGCCGACGTGGCCCGCGCCCGCGACCTGCTGGGCCGGCTCGACATCGACCGCGCCGTGGCCGATTGCGGCGCCGCCCTGTCGGTGCTGCGGCACCTGCCGGAATGCCGCGGCAAGGTCGGCGCGCTGGGCTTCTGCCTGGGCGGACGCCTGGCCTATCTGACCGCCGCGCGCCACCATGTCGATGCCGCGGTCAGCTATTACGGCACCGGGCTGGAGCCGCTGCTGGGCGAGGCCGGCGCGATCCGCTGCCCGATGGTGTTCCATTGCCCGGAGAAGGACCGACACCTGCCGCCGGCGGTGCGCGACGCGATCGCCGACGCCTTCGCCGGCCGCGACGACGTGCAGATCTTCGTCTATCCGGGCGCGGACCACGGCTTCAACGTGCCGGCGCGGGCGACCTACGACAAGCCGGCCTCGCTGATGGCCCATTCCCGCAGCCTGGCCGTGTTCCGCCGGGCGCTGGGGCCGCATTACGACCTGCCGGCGCTGTGGGAGCGGCATACGGAGCTGGAATTCGCCACCCGCGACGCCCGCGCCACCATGGCGACGATGGTGGCCGAGCCCTATGTCAACCACATCCCGACCATGACCGGCGGCGTCGGCCAGGCGGATCTGTACCGCTTCTACGCCAACCACTTCATCCCGAAGACGCCGGCCGACACGAAGCTGATCCCGATCAGCCGCACCGTCGGGATCGACCGGCTGGTCGACGAGATGCTGTTCTGCTTCACCCATGACGTCGAGATCGACTGGATGCTGCCCGGCATCCCGCCGACCGGCCGCTATGTCGAGATCCCGCTGGTCGCCATCGTCCGCTTCCGCGGCGACAAGCTGTACAACGAGCACATCTACTGGGACCAGGCGTCGGTGCTGGTGCAGATCGGCCTCCTGGACCCGAAGGGGCTGCCGGTGGCCGGCGTCGAGACGGCGAAGAAGCTGGTCGACGAGAGCCTGCCGTCCAACACCCTGATGGCCCGCTGGGCGGAGAGCGCGCCGGACCGGAAGGCGTAG
- a CDS encoding AI-2E family transporter has product MVPAAVHPAPRDRRIEISAQILAGLALLGTLWFGLLAALLAGLLIHELVHAVAPAFRRFGFLPNIGRIIALGLLTAVLSLAVIFGVIELISVLTDRPEGLVAVMRKMAEAVERASQQLPPWIVAYIPNSGQDLDTMLAQSLRDHARDLLRITTDVGRVLVHIIIGLVIGGMIAIADLTEKPGRGPLVRALAERARLLALSFRRVVFAQVRISALNTALTAIYLVVILPLFGIHLPLTKTMIVVTFVCGLLPVIGNLISNTVITIISLSLSVYVAAGSLAFLILIHKLEYFINAKIVGTQIHARAWEILIAMLLMEAAFGVPGVIAAPVFYAYLKVELGRSKLI; this is encoded by the coding sequence GTGGTCCCCGCGGCCGTGCATCCCGCCCCCCGGGATCGTCGCATCGAAATCTCGGCCCAGATCCTGGCCGGGCTGGCCCTGCTCGGCACCCTCTGGTTCGGCCTGCTCGCCGCACTGCTGGCGGGCCTGCTGATCCACGAGCTGGTCCACGCGGTGGCGCCGGCGTTCCGGCGCTTCGGCTTCCTGCCGAATATCGGCCGCATCATCGCCCTCGGCCTGCTCACAGCGGTGCTGAGCCTGGCCGTGATCTTCGGCGTGATCGAGCTGATCTCGGTGCTCACCGACCGGCCGGAGGGGCTGGTCGCGGTGATGCGCAAGATGGCCGAGGCGGTGGAGCGGGCGAGCCAGCAGCTGCCGCCCTGGATCGTCGCCTATATCCCGAACAGCGGCCAGGATCTCGACACCATGCTGGCGCAGTCGCTGCGCGACCATGCGCGGGACCTGCTGCGGATCACCACCGATGTCGGGCGTGTCCTGGTCCACATCATCATCGGCCTGGTGATCGGCGGCATGATCGCCATCGCCGACCTGACGGAGAAGCCGGGCCGCGGGCCGCTGGTCAGGGCGCTGGCGGAGCGGGCCCGGCTGCTGGCCCTGTCGTTCCGCCGCGTGGTCTTCGCCCAGGTGCGGATCTCCGCCCTCAACACGGCCCTGACGGCGATCTATCTGGTCGTGATCCTGCCGCTGTTCGGCATCCATCTGCCGCTGACCAAGACCATGATCGTGGTCACCTTCGTCTGCGGCCTGCTGCCGGTGATCGGCAACCTGATCTCGAACACCGTCATCACGATCATCAGCCTGAGCCTGTCGGTCTATGTCGCCGCGGGGTCCCTGGCGTTCCTGATCCTGATCCACAAGCTGGAATACTTCATCAACGCCAAGATCGTCGGTACCCAGATCCATGCCAGGGCCTGGGAGATCCTGATCGCCATGCTGCTGATGGAGGCGGCCTTCGGCGTGCCCGGCGTGATCGCGGCGCCGGTCTTCTACGCCTATCTCAAGGTCGAGCTGGGGCGGAGCAAGCTGATCTGA
- a CDS encoding Gfo/Idh/MocA family protein, producing the protein MAIRNVAVIGLGVGRGHIAEGYAAHPDKFRVGAICDLNPERLAEIGDEFDVPVRTTRFDEILRMPEIEVVDICTPPTVHIGQILAALEAGKQVICEKPLVGSLADLDRVVKAEAAVPGRVMPIFQYRYGDGLQQAKRIVDAGIAGKPYLATVETHWNRGATYYSVPWRGRLDTELGGVLLTHAIHSHDIMTWMLGPVASVYCRTATRVNPIEVEDCAVASVVMQSGALVSLAATLGSQVEISRLRFCFENVTFESGLKPYAPGDGPWQIIPASPEIAQRIEEVLAGWEPVPSRFAGQLGRYHAALESGGPLPVTLDDARRSLELATALFHSAETGAAVDLPIGRDHPKYADWRPQPKAVA; encoded by the coding sequence ATGGCGATCCGTAACGTTGCCGTGATCGGCCTCGGCGTCGGCCGCGGCCATATCGCCGAAGGCTATGCCGCCCACCCCGACAAGTTCCGGGTCGGCGCGATCTGCGACCTGAACCCGGAGCGCCTGGCCGAGATCGGCGACGAGTTCGATGTCCCGGTGCGGACCACCCGCTTCGACGAGATCCTGCGCATGCCGGAGATCGAGGTGGTCGACATCTGCACCCCGCCGACCGTGCATATCGGCCAGATCCTGGCGGCGCTCGAGGCCGGCAAGCAGGTGATCTGCGAGAAGCCGCTGGTCGGGTCGCTGGCCGATCTCGACCGGGTGGTGAAGGCCGAGGCCGCGGTCCCCGGCCGGGTGATGCCGATCTTCCAGTACCGCTACGGCGACGGGCTGCAGCAGGCCAAGCGCATCGTCGACGCGGGAATCGCCGGCAAGCCTTACCTGGCCACGGTGGAGACGCACTGGAACCGCGGCGCGACGTACTATTCGGTGCCCTGGCGCGGCCGGCTGGACACCGAGCTGGGCGGCGTGCTGCTGACCCATGCCATCCATTCGCACGACATCATGACCTGGATGCTGGGACCGGTGGCCTCGGTCTACTGCCGCACCGCGACCCGGGTGAACCCGATCGAGGTCGAGGATTGCGCCGTGGCCAGCGTGGTGATGCAGAGCGGGGCCCTGGTCTCGCTGGCCGCCACCCTCGGGTCGCAGGTCGAGATCAGCCGGCTGCGCTTCTGCTTCGAGAACGTGACCTTCGAGAGCGGGCTGAAGCCCTATGCCCCGGGCGACGGCCCCTGGCAGATCATCCCGGCCTCGCCCGAGATCGCGCAGCGGATCGAAGAGGTGCTGGCGGGCTGGGAGCCGGTGCCGTCGCGCTTCGCCGGCCAGCTCGGCCGTTATCACGCGGCGCTGGAGAGCGGCGGTCCGCTGCCGGTGACGCTCGACGATGCGCGCCGGTCGCTGGAATTGGCGACGGCGCTGTTCCATTCTGCGGAGACCGGCGCGGCCGTCGACTTGCCCATCGGCCGCGATCATCCCAAATACGCCGATTGGCGTCCGCAGCCGAAGGCCGTCGCATGA
- a CDS encoding DUF5666 domain-containing protein, with product MKRSAILGLALFAALSALPAMAQSQPQQRIRGTIEAMDGPVMTIAARSGGTATVTLADDATVRTIAPADIRDIKPGSYVGSAAMPQPDGSLRALEVQVFPESMRGVGEGQRPFDLKPGSTMTNATAGAVEGTDGRVVTLRYQGVETKLVVPPDVPVITYEPGSRDQLTKGAHVIVMAAKTADGSLVSHAVQVGKDGLVPPM from the coding sequence ATGAAGCGCAGCGCGATCCTGGGCCTGGCCCTGTTCGCAGCCCTGTCGGCCCTGCCGGCCATGGCTCAGAGCCAGCCCCAGCAACGCATCCGCGGCACCATCGAGGCGATGGACGGTCCGGTGATGACCATCGCCGCCCGCAGCGGCGGCACCGCGACCGTCACCCTGGCCGATGACGCCACGGTGCGGACGATCGCCCCGGCCGACATCCGCGACATCAAGCCCGGCAGCTATGTCGGCAGCGCCGCCATGCCGCAGCCCGACGGCAGCCTGCGGGCGCTGGAGGTGCAGGTGTTCCCGGAGAGCATGCGCGGTGTCGGCGAGGGCCAGCGCCCCTTCGACCTGAAGCCCGGCAGCACCATGACCAACGCCACGGCCGGCGCGGTCGAGGGCACCGACGGCCGGGTTGTGACGCTGCGCTACCAGGGCGTCGAGACGAAGCTGGTGGTGCCGCCCGACGTGCCGGTGATCACCTACGAGCCGGGCAGCCGCGACCAGCTGACCAAGGGCGCCCATGTCATCGTTATGGCCGCCAAGACCGCCGACGGATCGCTGGTCTCGCACGCCGTCCAGGTCGGCAAGGACGGGCTGGTGCCGCCGATGTAG